The following proteins come from a genomic window of Mustela lutreola isolate mMusLut2 chromosome 6, mMusLut2.pri, whole genome shotgun sequence:
- the ATP6V1G2 gene encoding V-type proton ATPase subunit G 2 isoform X2, giving the protein MASQSQGIQQLLQAEKRAAEKVADARKRKARRLKQAKEEAQMEVEQYRREREQEFQSKQQAAMGSQGNLSAEVEQATRRQVQGMQSSQQRNRERVLAQLLGMVCDVRPQVHPNYRIAV; this is encoded by the exons ATGGCCAGTCAGTCCCAGGGTATCCAGCAGCTCCTGCAAGCCGAGAAGCGGGCGGCTGAGAAGGTGGCAGATGCCAGAAAGA GGAAGGCCCGGCGTCTGAAGCAGGCAAAGGAGGAGGCACAGATGGAGGTGGAGCAGTACCGTAGAGAGCGGGAGCAGGAATTTCAGAGCAAGCAGCAGGCG GCCATGGGCTCCCAGGGGAACCTGTCGGCTGAGGTGGAACAGGCTACAAGACGCCAGGTGCAGGGCATGCAGAGCTCTCAGCAGAGAAACCGAGAACGCGTCCTGGCCCAACTTCTTGGCATGGTTTGCGACGTCAGGCCCCAGGTCCATCCCAACTACCGGATTGCTGTCTAG
- the ATP6V1G2 gene encoding V-type proton ATPase subunit G 2 isoform X1, protein MASQSQGIQQLLQAEKRAAEKVADARKRKARRLKQAKEEAQMEVEQYRREREQEFQSKQQADLLHLPGPFFLCFCFCLSLFYPFPNPPQAMGSQGNLSAEVEQATRRQVQGMQSSQQRNRERVLAQLLGMVCDVRPQVHPNYRIAV, encoded by the exons ATGGCCAGTCAGTCCCAGGGTATCCAGCAGCTCCTGCAAGCCGAGAAGCGGGCGGCTGAGAAGGTGGCAGATGCCAGAAAGA GGAAGGCCCGGCGTCTGAAGCAGGCAAAGGAGGAGGCACAGATGGAGGTGGAGCAGTACCGTAGAGAGCGGGAGCAGGAATTTCAGAGCAAGCAGCAGGCG GATCTTCTCCACCTGCCTGGacccttctttctctgtttctgcttttgcctttctctcttctaTCCCTTTCCCAACCCCCCCCAGGCCATGGGCTCCCAGGGGAACCTGTCGGCTGAGGTGGAACAGGCTACAAGACGCCAGGTGCAGGGCATGCAGAGCTCTCAGCAGAGAAACCGAGAACGCGTCCTGGCCCAACTTCTTGGCATGGTTTGCGACGTCAGGCCCCAGGTCCATCCCAACTACCGGATTGCTGTCTAG
- the ATP6V1G2 gene encoding V-type proton ATPase subunit G 2 isoform X3: MEVEQYRREREQEFQSKQQAAMGSQGNLSAEVEQATRRQVQGMQSSQQRNRERVLAQLLGMVCDVRPQVHPNYRIAV, encoded by the exons ATGGAGGTGGAGCAGTACCGTAGAGAGCGGGAGCAGGAATTTCAGAGCAAGCAGCAGGCG GCCATGGGCTCCCAGGGGAACCTGTCGGCTGAGGTGGAACAGGCTACAAGACGCCAGGTGCAGGGCATGCAGAGCTCTCAGCAGAGAAACCGAGAACGCGTCCTGGCCCAACTTCTTGGCATGGTTTGCGACGTCAGGCCCCAGGTCCATCCCAACTACCGGATTGCTGTCTAG